A genomic stretch from Dissulfurispira thermophila includes:
- the phnD gene encoding phosphate/phosphite/phosphonate ABC transporter substrate-binding protein produces the protein MFYKFVKCSVFLFVLFFLLPETYARDKNILIFGIHPYLPASELIDRFTPLSNYLSRKTGKKIVIEVSKDYNDHIEKIGNDKIDIAFMGPVSYVKMVQKYGKKSLICRLEVNGRPTFRGVIVVSKDSKIKVLSDLKGKRFAFVDPESTMGYIVPLYLFLIDGINIRDFSSYRFLYNHHNVVLGVLAGDFDAGAVKEDIFYEYEKRGLRALAWSPDISEHVIVTNKKVSKKTIRELSKAIFQLKNSREGIKILKKIQPNLTGMVSADDKDYENLRNIYQRLIEVGYKL, from the coding sequence ATGTTTTATAAATTTGTTAAATGTTCTGTTTTTTTGTTTGTCTTGTTTTTTTTACTGCCTGAGACATATGCTCGTGATAAAAACATCTTGATATTTGGAATACATCCATATTTGCCTGCATCAGAATTGATTGATAGGTTTACACCATTGTCAAATTATCTGAGCAGAAAGACAGGCAAGAAAATAGTTATCGAGGTGTCAAAAGATTACAATGATCATATAGAAAAGATTGGTAATGACAAAATTGATATAGCATTTATGGGTCCTGTCTCTTATGTAAAGATGGTGCAAAAATATGGTAAAAAATCTCTCATCTGCCGTCTTGAGGTAAATGGCAGACCTACATTCAGAGGGGTTATTGTGGTTTCAAAAGATAGTAAAATAAAGGTATTATCTGACCTGAAAGGTAAGAGATTTGCCTTTGTAGATCCCGAATCTACAATGGGATACATTGTTCCACTTTATCTGTTTCTGATAGATGGTATAAATATTAGGGATTTCTCAAGCTATAGATTTCTTTATAATCATCACAATGTGGTTCTCGGTGTGCTTGCAGGTGATTTTGATGCAGGGGCTGTTAAAGAAGATATCTTTTATGAGTATGAAAAAAGAGGGTTGAGGGCTTTAGCATGGTCCCCTGACATATCAGAACATGTTATTGTGACTAATAAAAAAGTTTCTAAAAAGACTATTAGAGAATTAAGCAAGGCTATATTTCAATTGAAAAATAGTAGAGAGGGCATCAAGATATTGAAAAAAATACAGCCTAATCTGACAGGTATGGTATCAGCTGATGATAAGGATTATGAAAATCTGAGAAATATATATCAGAGACTTATAGAGGTAGGTTATAAACTTTAG
- a CDS encoding F0F1 ATP synthase subunit epsilon: MENKLRLDIVTPHGLVLSEDVDEVTAAGTEGEFGVLPGHVPFVTTLKIGMLILRKDNKTEYVFVNSGYAEVSPDKVIILADSAERAEDIDIERALAAKKRAEERLAQAEKYDFARAMAALERASIRIQIAERKVPR; the protein is encoded by the coding sequence ATGGAGAATAAATTAAGATTAGATATTGTTACACCTCATGGTCTTGTACTGAGTGAAGATGTTGATGAGGTAACAGCAGCAGGCACGGAAGGGGAGTTTGGTGTATTGCCGGGTCATGTGCCATTTGTTACAACATTAAAAATAGGGATGCTCATTCTGAGAAAGGATAATAAGACAGAATATGTTTTTGTTAATTCAGGCTATGCTGAGGTATCACCTGATAAAGTGATAATCCTTGCTGATAGTGCTGAACGGGCAGAAGATATAGATATTGAAAGAGCACTTGCAGCGAAAAAGAGGGCAGAAGAGAGGCTTGCACAAGCTGAAAAATATGATTTTGCCAGGGCAATGGCAGCACTTGAAAGGGCATCTATTAGGATTCAAATAGCTGAAAGAAAGGTCCCTCGATAA
- a CDS encoding menaquinone biosynthesis protein yields the protein MKLRIGKIPYANLFPIFYMLEKKCDCSTYEFVEGVPSLLNKMIRDGKIDVSPSSSIEYIRNPFLYQIIEGNSISSRGPIGSIFLFTKKDIHELNGNIVYVSSQSETSVALLNIILKKFYDIQCGIQVSQRPEDSGADAFLLIGDDALRYKAISNRQEAIGKNIDKHTIHGQLPIVSHQFVYDLGEIWYEKTGLPFVFALWIARKDMFDKREILNKFIKDLNKAKEIASKNLYEIARHSPMKEFMSEKEIVSYWRLIDYDLKAEHKKGLKLFERYLKEVDHVL from the coding sequence GTGAAACTCAGGATTGGCAAGATACCATATGCAAATCTCTTTCCGATTTTTTACATGCTTGAAAAAAAATGTGACTGTTCAACCTATGAATTTGTCGAAGGCGTTCCCTCTTTGCTCAATAAAATGATCAGAGATGGGAAGATAGATGTAAGCCCGTCTTCATCAATAGAATATATAAGAAACCCATTTCTCTACCAGATTATCGAAGGTAATTCCATTAGTTCCAGAGGCCCGATAGGGAGTATCTTTCTCTTTACAAAAAAAGACATTCATGAATTAAATGGTAACATTGTGTATGTATCTTCCCAGTCAGAGACATCCGTTGCCTTGCTTAATATTATACTTAAAAAATTTTACGATATTCAGTGTGGAATTCAGGTATCGCAAAGACCTGAAGATTCAGGTGCTGACGCTTTTCTTTTAATAGGCGATGATGCGCTTAGATACAAGGCAATAAGCAATAGACAAGAAGCAATAGGTAAAAACATTGATAAACATACAATCCATGGCCAGTTGCCTATAGTCAGTCACCAATTTGTCTATGATCTTGGGGAAATTTGGTATGAGAAGACTGGATTGCCGTTTGTTTTTGCCTTATGGATTGCAAGAAAAGATATGTTTGATAAGCGAGAAATATTGAATAAATTTATCAAGGACTTAAATAAGGCAAAAGAGATTGCCTCGAAAAATCTTTATGAGATTGCAAGGCATTCACCAATGAAAGAGTTTATGTCAGAAAAAGAGATTGTATCTTATTGGAGACTTATTGATTATGATTTAAAGGCAGAGCATAAAAAAGGGCTTAAATTATTTGAAAGATACCTAAAGGAGGTAGATCATGTTTTATAA
- a CDS encoding RtcB family protein, translating to MMSIERLKRIDDNRLEVPADYKTGMRTKGIIYVDNILEKELEEESIEQVANVATLPGIVGASMAMPDIHTGYGFPIGGVAAFDLKEGIISPGGVGYDINCGVRLLRSNFKKDTVVPKLKELIEALYNEIPSGVGSKGKIRLSPDDEEKLLLKGARWAVEKGLGDVSDLEKIESGGCLEGADPSIISQKAYERGRSQQGTLGSGNHFLEVQYVDEIYDEKIANALGLFKNQITVMIHSGSRGFGHQVCTDFIEVMERAIQKYNIALPDRELACAPFNSPEAQDYFAAMKAAANYAWCNRQCLMHWTREVFMSVFNVSPIELEMTLIYDVAHNIAKVEEHIVDGKKKKLVVHRKGATRAFPPGHPDLPVVYRNIGQPVLIPGDMGRASYVLIGTDKAMKETFGSTCHGAGRVMSRHQAIRQAKGRAIWREMEDRGIIVRAAGRETLAEEMSEAYKDISNVVEIVHNAGISLKVARLRPLGVIKG from the coding sequence ATGATGTCTATTGAAAGACTTAAAAGGATAGATGACAATAGGCTTGAGGTTCCTGCTGATTACAAGACTGGGATGAGGACCAAAGGGATTATTTATGTTGATAATATCCTGGAAAAGGAACTCGAAGAAGAGTCAATTGAGCAGGTTGCAAATGTGGCTACCCTACCTGGTATTGTTGGTGCATCAATGGCAATGCCTGATATTCATACAGGATATGGGTTTCCGATTGGAGGTGTTGCGGCATTTGATTTAAAAGAAGGGATAATCTCTCCGGGTGGCGTTGGTTATGACATAAACTGTGGCGTAAGGCTTCTAAGAAGTAATTTCAAAAAAGATACAGTTGTCCCAAAATTAAAAGAACTAATAGAAGCCCTTTATAACGAAATACCATCAGGTGTTGGCTCAAAAGGAAAGATCAGACTCAGCCCTGATGACGAAGAAAAACTGCTTTTAAAGGGAGCAAGATGGGCTGTTGAGAAAGGGCTTGGTGATGTATCAGACCTTGAAAAAATTGAGTCTGGAGGCTGTCTTGAGGGCGCAGACCCGTCTATTATAAGTCAAAAAGCATACGAAAGAGGAAGGTCACAGCAAGGAACTCTGGGATCAGGGAATCATTTTCTTGAGGTTCAGTATGTAGATGAGATATACGATGAAAAAATAGCAAATGCCCTTGGTCTTTTCAAAAATCAGATAACTGTTATGATACATTCAGGTTCGAGGGGATTTGGACATCAGGTATGTACGGATTTCATCGAGGTAATGGAAAGGGCTATACAGAAATATAATATTGCACTACCTGACAGGGAGCTTGCATGTGCACCATTTAATAGCCCGGAGGCACAGGATTATTTTGCTGCAATGAAGGCTGCTGCCAATTATGCGTGGTGTAACAGGCAATGCCTTATGCACTGGACTCGAGAGGTTTTTATGTCTGTATTTAATGTTTCTCCTATAGAGCTTGAGATGACCTTGATTTATGATGTTGCACACAATATAGCAAAGGTAGAAGAGCATATTGTTGATGGAAAAAAGAAAAAATTAGTTGTTCACAGAAAGGGTGCTACAAGAGCATTTCCTCCTGGTCATCCTGATCTGCCAGTGGTCTATAGAAACATAGGACAGCCTGTTCTTATACCGGGTGATATGGGCAGGGCATCTTATGTTCTTATAGGTACTGATAAAGCAATGAAAGAGACATTTGGCTCTACATGCCATGGTGCTGGAAGAGTGATGTCGAGGCATCAGGCAATCAGACAGGCAAAAGGACGTGCTATATGGCGTGAGATGGAAGACAGGGGAATAATTGTGAGGGCTGCGGGAAGAGAGACATTAGCCGAGGAGATGTCAGAGGCATATAAAGATATATCCAATGTTGTTGAGATTGTGCATAATGCAGGTATTTCTTTAAAGGTTGCAAGGTTGAGGCCTTTAGGAGTAATAAAAGGGTGA
- a CDS encoding phospholipase D-like domain-containing protein, whose product MTNTFMIHAIERIFEGKFSLASNIQLLWKGNESFQTIFDTIRTAEKLICLEFYIFRNDETGTELAKLLKQKSIEGIKVYLLYDHFGSFGTSRKFWKDMEDAGIKIRASRPFKWTSPFNYVRRDHRKLIIVDNKKAFTGGLNIANEYSGFHLRSKGKVWRDTGIMLEGPIVNELFDAFRKWWYIWGGDPIEVSDLKIQNSNLKDGIPAIPIFVSSAKGRRRMRRLLYYSINHAQKSISLTTAYFTPSKRMVETLENAVNRGVKVRLIVPGISDVPAASYAGRAFFTRLLKAGIEIYYYIGEILHAKTYIFDNCWSIIGSTNLDFQSLRYNDEGNVGILDTDFTMKMNMIFEDDLKNSVKINLDEWNKRPLKEKLKEYFFSFFRRRL is encoded by the coding sequence ATGACTAACACATTCATGATACATGCCATCGAAAGGATATTCGAAGGTAAATTTTCTCTTGCCTCCAATATCCAGCTTTTATGGAAAGGAAATGAGTCATTTCAGACTATCTTTGATACGATTAGAACTGCCGAGAAACTAATATGCCTTGAATTTTATATCTTCAGAAACGATGAAACAGGCACGGAGTTGGCTAAATTACTCAAACAAAAAAGTATCGAAGGGATTAAGGTATATCTACTCTATGACCATTTTGGCTCATTTGGAACATCAAGAAAGTTCTGGAAAGATATGGAAGATGCCGGCATAAAAATAAGGGCATCCAGACCATTCAAATGGACATCTCCATTCAATTATGTGCGTAGAGATCATAGAAAGCTCATTATAGTGGACAATAAAAAGGCATTCACAGGCGGATTAAATATCGCAAATGAATATAGTGGATTTCATCTACGCAGTAAAGGCAAAGTATGGAGGGATACAGGAATAATGCTCGAAGGACCAATCGTAAACGAACTTTTCGATGCCTTCAGAAAATGGTGGTATATATGGGGAGGAGACCCAATCGAAGTTTCAGATCTCAAAATTCAAAATTCGAATTTAAAGGACGGCATTCCTGCAATTCCAATCTTTGTGAGTTCTGCAAAAGGAAGAAGGAGGATGAGGAGACTATTGTATTACAGCATCAATCATGCCCAAAAAAGCATCTCTCTGACAACTGCCTATTTTACTCCGAGCAAAAGAATGGTAGAAACACTTGAAAATGCAGTGAATCGTGGAGTAAAAGTGAGATTAATAGTTCCCGGCATCAGTGATGTACCTGCTGCATCATATGCAGGTAGGGCTTTTTTCACAAGACTATTAAAAGCAGGTATCGAGATCTATTACTACATTGGTGAGATACTCCACGCAAAAACATATATCTTCGATAACTGCTGGAGTATAATAGGCTCCACAAATCTTGATTTTCAGTCACTGAGATATAATGACGAGGGAAACGTAGGAATACTTGACACTGATTTTACGATGAAAATGAATATGATATTTGAGGATGATTTAAAGAACTCTGTCAAAATAAACCTTGATGAGTGGAATAAAAGACCTTTAAAAGAAAAGTTAAAAGAGTATTTTTTTTCATTTTTCAGAAGAAGGCTATAA
- a CDS encoding archease, whose protein sequence is MQFEIIDISGDVGIRVYGKSCEEAFVNAGIGMYSLISNIEEIVEKQIIDIEAKSHSLEGLLVSYLNELIFQFDTYGFIGKRIEIINFSKHPPVSIKAKIYGEEFDDGRHERRLLVKAATYHNIRVEKINNKWEIEVVFDI, encoded by the coding sequence ATGCAGTTTGAGATTATAGATATATCAGGCGATGTGGGTATAAGGGTATACGGGAAAAGTTGTGAGGAGGCGTTTGTGAATGCAGGCATTGGTATGTACAGTCTAATTTCGAATATAGAAGAGATTGTCGAAAAGCAGATTATAGATATAGAAGCAAAAAGCCATTCTCTGGAGGGGTTGCTCGTTTCATATTTGAATGAACTGATATTTCAGTTTGATACCTATGGGTTTATTGGCAAAAGGATAGAGATAATTAATTTTAGCAAGCACCCTCCTGTTTCTATTAAGGCAAAAATATATGGTGAGGAATTTGACGATGGTAGGCATGAGAGGAGGTTGCTCGTGAAAGCAGCGACTTATCATAATATTAGGGTAGAAAAAATAAATAACAAGTGGGAGATAGAGGTTGTGTTTGACATATAA